Proteins encoded in a region of the Phoenix dactylifera cultivar Barhee BC4 chromosome 3, palm_55x_up_171113_PBpolish2nd_filt_p, whole genome shotgun sequence genome:
- the LOC108511080 gene encoding uncharacterized protein LOC108511080 yields MALSLTLKRLPFAISLLYIAISCCQAQQADPVQIVARAALCFDNRPVLNNCLTSMGVNVGGTNSSAQQNISTTTFCNGPCFGQMMLMTNCINGILSNFQFYNPGMMQGVQAIFQTACGQNSNNGVAANNNGGGSGGSANMVGASNYGIELAIPMYMSLWMPALLVAIWLL; encoded by the exons ATGGCTCTTTCTCTCACCTTAAAGCGTTTGCCTTTTGCCATTTCTCTGCTGTATATAGCTATTTCCTGCTGTCAAG CGCAGCAGGCTGATCCAGTTCAGATTGTTGCTAGAGCAGCACTTTGTTTTGATAATCGACCC GTGCTTAACAACTGCCTGACATCAATGGGAGTAAATGTTGGTGGTACCAACAGTTCAGCTCAACaaaatatttctacaactactTTCTGCAATGGGCCTTGTTTTGGTCAAATGATGCTGATGACCAATTGTATTAATGGCATTCTCTCAAACTTCCAATTCTATAACCCAGGAATGATGCAAGGGGTGCAAGCTATATTTCAAACTGCATGCGGTCAAAATAGTAACAATGGTGTTGCTGCTAATAATAATGGAG GTGGCTCAGGTGGGTCTGCAAACATGGTGGGTGCATCAAACTATGGAATTGAGCTTGCCATCCCCATGTACATGTCTCTATGGATGCCAGCGCTTTTGGTTGCTATTTGGCTCCTCTGA
- the LOC103700951 gene encoding phospholipase A1 PLIP2, chloroplastic encodes MDGLRLIRGIAAPGFAVGVDARGHHHHPPAKVSAVAPRGAGGGGSAVETTAVPSQQSYLFPRPLRRLWPGAGGGGLEAGREEIVVEEKTGGEEEAVAEAAAAAVNRRRGNWVLNILRVRSLWAEEGEGERMVEEREEEEKVMDGDDPAVAAVDEGDRCVGCGGADDSEGCVVGEGNEEPMVFDRESFSRLLRKVSLAEVEIYAKMSYLGNLAYIIPKMKPMNLLKFHGLRFVTSSLEKRGKSSGSDKDQMPSPDEEPKEENDEGEENRKQQENSLGISASTAYQIAASAASYLQSQTMGILPFRSKMAERGKDSTEEGGEDEVEDGIASSEEASFVATTNSVTAMVAGKEEMKEAVAKDLNSSQSSPCEWFICDDDSSGTRYFSIQGSESLASWQVNLLFEPIQFEGLDVLVHRGIYEAAKGIYQQMLPEIQSHLKSRGNSATLRFTGHSLGGSLALLVNLMLLIRGEAPASSLLPVITFGAPFIMCGGDYLLQKLGLPKSHVQAIAMHRDIVPRAFSCNYPDHVAKILKAINGNFRNHPCLNNKKMLYAPMGKLLILQPEEKFSPYHHLLPPGSGLYLLGNSLVDSDDSARLLQAAQSAFLNTPHPLEILSDRSAYGSEGTIYRDHDMNSYMRSVHGVIHQELKLIRKAKREQRRQVWWPLVATQDLHANMTTGQCAGPSNSSEHHFSFAGVFHGGRETLKRFGRLLASQHVQMLVVLLFPARLLLLGTLSIINFR; translated from the exons ATGGACGGATTGAGGTTGATTAGAGGAATCGCGGCGCCGGGGTTTGCCGTCGGGGTCGACGCCCGCGGCCACCATCACCATCCGCCGGCGAAGGTGAGCGCGGTGGCGCCGCGCGGCGCCGGCGGCGGTGGGAGCGCGGTGGAGACGACGGCGGTGCCGTCGCAGCAGTCGTACTTGTTCCCGCGGCCGCTGCGGAGGCTGTGGCCtggagcaggaggaggaggattggAGGCGGGACGCGAAGAGATTGTCGTGGAAGAGAAAACGGGTGGCGAGGAGGAGGCGgtggcggaggcggcggcggctgcgGTGAACCGGCGGAGGGGGAATTGGGTGCTGAATATACTGCGGGTGCGGTCGCTGTGGGcggaggagggagagggggaaagaatggtagaggagagagaggaggaggagaaggtgaTGGACGGGGATGATCCGGCGGTGGCGGCCGTGGACGAGGGGGATCGGTGCGTCGGGTGCGGCGGTGCGGATGACTCGGAGGGGTGCGTCGTTGGAGAAGGAAATGAGGAGCCGATGGTGTTCGATAGGGAGTCCTTCTCGAGGTTGCTCCGGAAGGTATCGCTGGCGGAGGTGGAGATCTATGCGAAGATGTCGTACCTCGGCAACCTCGCCTATATCATACCCAAGATGAAG cCTATGAATCTCCTGAAATTCCATGGATTACGATTTGTGACTTCATCATTGGAGAAAAGAGGCAAGTCTTCAGGTTCTGATAAGGATCAGATGCCATCTCCAGATGAAGAACCAAAAGAGGAGAATGATGAGGGAGAGGAGAATAGGAAACAGCAAGAAAATAGTTTGGGGATAAGCGCTTCTACTGCATACCAGATTGCAGCATCTGCTGCCTCTTATCTACAATCTCAGACAATGGGCATTCTTCCATTCAGGTCTAAAATGGCAGAGAGGGGAAAGGATTCAACTGAAGAAGGCGGAGAAGATGAAGTAGAAGATGGTATTGCAAGTTCTGAGGAGGCCTCGTTTGTGGCCACTACAAATTCAGTCACCGCCatggttgctgggaaggaggagATGAAAGAAGCTGTTGCCAAAGACTTGAACTCGTCGCAGTCCTCACCTTGTgagtggtttatttgtgatgatgATAGCAGTGgtacaagatacttttctattCAG GGTTCCGAGTCACTGGCTTCTTGGCAAGTAAATCTTCTATTTGAACCTATTCAGTTTGAG GGACTGGATGTACTTGTACATAGAGGTATCTATGAGGCTGCCAAGGGGATTTATCAACAGATGTTGCCAGAAATTCAATCTCACTTAAAATCTCGTGGTAACTCTGCAACTCTCCGGTTCACTGGCCATTCTCTTGGTGGAAGCCTTGCATTGCTTGTGAATCTCATGTTATTGATACGGGGAGAAGCACCTGCCTCATCCTTACTGCCTGTTATAACATTTGGTGCACCATTCATCATGTGCGGAGGTGATTACTTGCTTCAGAAATTGGGATTGCCAAAAAGTCATGTCCAAGCCATAGCAATGCACAGAGATATCGTTCCTCGAGCCTTCTCTTGCAACTACCCAGATCATGTAGCTAAGATTCTGAAGGCCATCAATGGAAACTTCCGCAATCATCCATGTCTCAATAACAAG AAGATGTTGTATGCTCCCATGGGGAAGCTTTTGATACTGCAACCTGAAGAAAAATTTTCCCcatatcaccatcttcttccccCAGGCAGTGGCCTCTACCTCTTGGGCAATTCATTAGTGGATTCAGATGATTCGGCAAGACTGTTGCAGGCTGCACAGTCTGCATTCCTCAACACGCCACACCCACTTGAAATCCTAAGTGATCGGTCTGCATATGGGTCTGAAGGGACAATTTACAGAGACCATGACATGAATTCCTACATGAGGTCAGTCCACGGAGTGATCCATCAGGAGCTCAAGCTCATCAGGAAGGCAAAGAGGGAACAACGTCGCCAAGTGTGGTGGCCTCTTGTAGCCACACAAGACCTCCATGCTAATATGACCACAGGACAGTGTGCTGGACCATCCAATTCCTCCGAACACCATTTCAGCTTTGCTGGTGTGTTCCATGGGGGAAGAGAAACACTGAAGCGATTTGGGAGGCTGCTTGCATCTCAGCATGTGCAAATGCTAGTTGTTCTCTTGTTCCCAGCGAGGCTGTTGCTTCTAGGGACGTTGTCTATTATTAATTTCAGATGA